In Chryseobacterium camelliae, one DNA window encodes the following:
- a CDS encoding peptide MFS transporter: MKAKHPKGLPFLFFTEMWERFGYYLILGIFVLYVIEPTGLKGGLGLPDKTADDIFGTYIALTYLTPFIGGFLADRVLGYIKSIYLGGILMAAGYVGMGVFKDLTLFYTSLALIIIGNGFFKPTISTLLGNLYSEEPYKANKDSGYNIFYMGINIGAFICNIIAAFMRNKFGWGEAFITAGVGMLVGLVIFTVGRKHYIHAAQMKPVQEGDTKLSEILVKVFLPAIIFGAGGWFIPGNIFGSDSTDAFIFACIPVIYFYASLYFKAKPEEKSSIGALLSVFMISMFFWAVFKQNGTALTRWANYYTDRSVPAIMEKPLEDIYMVDGKSYTDSEVPVYDDQFQSQKDKDGKSLKQTGKDVYFKNISPEQRSELEKNPQKKVYLYNTELFQSINPFWVIALTPVIVGFWAFLRRKGKEPLTPTKIVLGLFISALSCLVMVAAVAAGDNGSVKVSAWWLVAGYGAITIGELCLSPMGLSFVSKLSPARITALMMGGFFLANSVGNKLSGILASTWYSYDNKMNYFLVNFGLLIFATLLGFSMLKRLNRIMKEKGH; this comes from the coding sequence ATGAAAGCCAAACATCCTAAAGGGCTGCCGTTTCTCTTTTTTACGGAAATGTGGGAGCGTTTCGGGTATTACCTGATCCTCGGAATCTTCGTTCTGTATGTCATTGAACCTACCGGCCTGAAAGGCGGTCTGGGACTTCCTGACAAAACCGCCGACGATATTTTCGGGACCTATATTGCCCTAACCTATCTCACTCCTTTCATTGGAGGTTTTTTAGCCGACCGGGTTTTAGGATACATCAAATCTATTTACCTGGGAGGGATCCTTATGGCAGCCGGATATGTCGGGATGGGTGTCTTCAAGGATCTTACCTTATTTTATACGTCACTGGCATTGATTATTATCGGGAACGGCTTTTTCAAGCCTACTATTTCCACCCTTCTGGGAAACCTGTATTCTGAAGAGCCTTACAAAGCGAATAAGGACTCGGGGTACAACATTTTTTATATGGGGATCAATATCGGGGCCTTCATCTGTAATATTATTGCGGCGTTTATGCGGAATAAATTCGGATGGGGAGAAGCTTTCATTACCGCCGGTGTCGGGATGCTGGTCGGGCTGGTTATTTTTACGGTCGGTAGAAAACACTATATCCACGCAGCGCAGATGAAACCTGTACAGGAAGGAGATACGAAACTGTCCGAGATTCTGGTAAAAGTATTCTTGCCGGCTATTATTTTCGGGGCCGGAGGATGGTTTATTCCGGGAAATATTTTCGGCAGCGATAGTACCGATGCGTTTATTTTTGCCTGTATCCCGGTTATTTACTTTTATGCATCACTGTATTTCAAGGCAAAACCTGAAGAAAAGTCATCCATCGGTGCTCTTCTCTCAGTGTTTATGATCAGCATGTTTTTCTGGGCTGTCTTTAAACAAAACGGAACGGCTTTAACGAGATGGGCCAATTATTATACGGACAGAAGTGTGCCTGCCATTATGGAAAAACCCCTGGAAGACATCTACATGGTGGATGGAAAGAGTTATACAGACAGCGAAGTGCCAGTCTACGATGACCAATTCCAGTCTCAAAAAGATAAAGACGGAAAAAGCTTAAAGCAAACCGGAAAAGATGTGTATTTTAAAAATATTTCACCGGAACAGCGTTCAGAGCTGGAAAAAAATCCGCAAAAGAAAGTATATCTGTATAATACTGAGCTGTTTCAATCCATTAATCCGTTCTGGGTGATTGCTTTAACACCCGTCATAGTAGGATTTTGGGCATTTCTGAGAAGAAAGGGAAAAGAACCTTTAACGCCCACCAAAATTGTCTTAGGATTATTTATTTCAGCCTTGTCCTGCCTGGTGATGGTTGCTGCTGTGGCAGCCGGTGACAATGGCTCCGTCAAGGTATCTGCCTGGTGGCTCGTGGCCGGTTATGGCGCTATTACTATAGGAGAACTCTGCCTTTCACCAATGGGATTATCATTTGTATCCAAGCTTTCGCCGGCGAGGATTACTGCCTTAATGATGGGAGGTTTTTTCCTGGCGAACTCTGTAGGCAACAAGCTTTCGGGGATTCTGGCAAGTACATGGTACAGCTATGACAATAAAATGAATTACTTCCTGGTCAATTTCGGGCTGCTGATATTCGCCACATTATTAGGGTTTTCCATGCTGAAAAGGCTAAACAGGATTATGAAAGAAAAAGGGCATTAA
- a CDS encoding S9 family peptidase, with the protein MKKIFLTLSLAAAFHSFSAQEITLDKIYSGYYRGKGIAGITSMKNGENYLVIEPTGIAKYSYKTSQKEGNIIDGQFESYEFSDDESKILLLKESQPIYRHSFLGKFEVKDLKSGKVTSLNNGDTVQEPRFSPDASKVAFIADNNLFYQDLNTGKITQITADGKKNSIINGLADWVYEEEFGHARQYEWTKNSDAIVFVKSDESQVPEIYIPIYGKTLYPTEMRYKYPKAGENNSVVSAQLYRLDTGKTIPVNLGAFKNYYIANVFQTAKPDEIVLITSQRIQNASDVLKVNTKTGAVQKLFTETDEKWIDTDNPTLEFLEDDSFLWASERDGNRHLYWYDQNGKLKKQVTKGNWEITDYYGYNPKSKEIYVQTTEKGSINKVVSKINIENGKSQLISKPDGNNSASFSKNYNYFIETSSTAASPYTFVLKDGNGKVVKELQNNNEQLQKLKADNFVDKEFITIPNAVGDQMNAWIMKPKNFDPNKKYPLFMYQYSGPGSQQVSNSWDIGNTLWFNHLIQKGYIVACVDGRGTGYKGAKFKKVTYMNLGKYEIEDQITAAKWFGNQPYIDKTRIGMFGWSFGGYMTSLAMTKGADVFKMGIAVAPVTNWRYYDSVYTERFLRTPQENPDGYDKNSPTEYAGLLKGKFLLIHGTADDNVHFQNSMEFSEALIQNRKQFDFMAYPDKNHGIYGGYTRPQLYQKMTNFILENL; encoded by the coding sequence ATGAAAAAAATATTCTTAACCCTTAGCCTGGCCGCTGCTTTCCATAGTTTCTCGGCACAGGAAATCACTTTAGATAAAATTTATTCAGGATATTACCGCGGAAAAGGTATTGCCGGGATTACTTCCATGAAGAATGGTGAGAACTACCTGGTGATTGAACCAACCGGAATTGCCAAATATTCTTATAAAACTTCCCAAAAAGAAGGAAATATCATTGACGGCCAGTTTGAAAGCTATGAATTCTCCGATGATGAATCCAAAATCCTTCTGCTCAAAGAGAGCCAGCCGATCTACCGCCATTCGTTTCTGGGGAAATTCGAGGTCAAAGACCTGAAATCCGGAAAGGTGACAAGCCTGAATAACGGAGATACGGTTCAGGAGCCAAGGTTCTCACCTGATGCATCCAAAGTAGCTTTTATTGCGGATAACAACCTATTTTATCAGGACCTGAATACCGGTAAAATCACTCAGATTACCGCGGACGGCAAGAAAAACTCTATCATCAACGGCCTTGCCGACTGGGTGTATGAAGAGGAGTTCGGGCATGCAAGACAGTATGAGTGGACCAAAAATTCTGATGCCATTGTTTTCGTAAAATCGGATGAAAGCCAGGTTCCGGAAATATACATTCCTATCTACGGAAAAACGCTTTATCCTACGGAAATGCGTTATAAATATCCTAAAGCGGGCGAAAATAATTCTGTCGTATCTGCACAGCTCTACCGTTTAGATACCGGAAAAACCATCCCGGTAAATCTTGGGGCATTCAAAAACTATTATATTGCCAATGTATTTCAGACCGCTAAACCCGATGAAATCGTCTTAATTACTTCCCAGAGGATCCAGAATGCTTCTGATGTACTGAAAGTGAATACCAAAACCGGAGCTGTTCAGAAACTTTTTACTGAAACGGATGAAAAATGGATTGATACCGATAATCCGACCCTTGAATTCCTGGAAGATGATTCTTTCCTGTGGGCATCCGAAAGAGATGGCAATCGCCACCTGTACTGGTATGATCAAAATGGTAAACTTAAAAAGCAGGTCACCAAAGGCAACTGGGAAATCACAGACTATTACGGTTACAATCCGAAGTCAAAGGAAATTTACGTTCAGACAACAGAAAAAGGGAGCATCAACAAGGTGGTTTCCAAAATCAATATCGAAAATGGAAAATCTCAGCTGATATCCAAACCGGACGGGAATAATTCCGCAAGTTTCAGCAAGAACTACAATTATTTTATCGAAACTTCCTCTACCGCTGCAAGCCCGTATACTTTTGTACTGAAAGACGGCAACGGAAAAGTGGTGAAAGAGCTTCAGAACAACAACGAACAGCTTCAGAAACTGAAAGCAGATAACTTTGTGGATAAAGAATTCATTACCATTCCGAATGCTGTCGGCGATCAGATGAATGCCTGGATCATGAAGCCTAAAAATTTCGATCCGAATAAAAAATATCCTTTGTTCATGTATCAGTATTCCGGGCCGGGATCCCAACAGGTGTCCAATTCATGGGATATCGGTAATACATTATGGTTCAATCACCTGATACAGAAAGGCTATATCGTGGCTTGTGTTGACGGACGCGGAACGGGATATAAAGGCGCTAAATTCAAAAAAGTCACGTACATGAATTTAGGGAAATATGAAATTGAAGACCAGATTACGGCAGCGAAGTGGTTCGGGAACCAGCCTTATATAGACAAAACAAGAATCGGAATGTTTGGCTGGAGTTTCGGCGGATACATGACCAGCCTTGCCATGACGAAAGGCGCAGACGTGTTTAAAATGGGGATCGCAGTAGCTCCGGTAACCAATTGGAGGTATTATGACTCCGTATATACCGAAAGATTCTTAAGGACTCCGCAGGAAAATCCTGACGGATATGATAAGAACTCCCCTACAGAATATGCCGGTTTACTGAAAGGAAAGTTTCTTCTTATCCACGGAACGGCAGATGATAATGTCCATTTCCAGAATTCCATGGAATTCTCTGAAGCACTGATTCAGAACAGGAAACAATTTGATTTTATGGCATATCCTGATAAAAACCATGGTATTTACGGAGGATACACACGACCTCAGCTGTATCAGAAAATGACCAACTTTATTCTGGAAAATTTATAG
- a CDS encoding DUF6496 domain-containing protein: MSTKKYSDKAQEKVEKVMHEFKEGKLKSSSGDKITSRKQAVAIGISEAKEKGLKVPPKSKSKDK; the protein is encoded by the coding sequence ATGAGCACTAAGAAATATTCAGACAAAGCTCAGGAAAAAGTAGAAAAAGTGATGCATGAGTTTAAGGAAGGAAAGTTAAAATCATCCTCCGGAGACAAGATAACAAGCAGGAAACAGGCCGTGGCAATCGGTATTTCTGAAGCCAAGGAAAAGGGGCTGAAAGTGCCTCCTAAAAGCAAAAGCAAAGATAAATAA
- the glgP gene encoding alpha-glucan family phosphorylase: MDFKNFEIPYNVNPKYAKKVAYFSMEFAIEQVLKIYSGGLGFLAGSHMRSAYNLKQDLVGIGILWKFGYYDQARNHDQTLQPVWTKKMYSFLEDTGIKFQIEIHSAPVWVKVWYLDPEIFNTAPMFFLSTDVPENDHVSKTICHKLYDANESTKLAQYILLGKGGARLLDEMNLEREIYHMNEAHGLPAAFHLLKKYNGDMNRVREKLVFTTHTPEEAGNEKHNLKLCYDMSYFSGLSMEEVKRIEGSDDDRFNHSLCALKMSGIANGVSKLHGEVSNTLWSKYPGICEITSITNAQDFKYWADKPLYNAMDENDETAFDFRKKHLKKRLFKIVADQTGNLFDPDVFTIVWARRFAGYKRADLLLHDKDRFYRLLNNPKYPVQIIWAGKPYPMDYAAISTFNSLVEESKNNKNMAVLTGYELSLSKSLKQGSDLWLNNPRVPREASGTSGMTAAMNGSVNLSTDDGWIPEFAKHGENSFVVPKADYMNTSIYEQDTHDLNTLYEILENEILPTYYDKPSQWRKIQYNSMEDVKDQFNSDRMADEYYQLMYNHQNK; encoded by the coding sequence ATGGATTTTAAAAACTTTGAAATACCCTACAACGTCAATCCTAAATACGCTAAAAAAGTAGCTTATTTCTCTATGGAATTTGCCATCGAACAGGTATTAAAAATATATTCCGGCGGACTGGGATTCCTTGCAGGATCCCATATGAGAAGTGCTTACAACCTTAAGCAGGATCTTGTGGGCATCGGCATCTTATGGAAGTTCGGATATTACGATCAGGCAAGAAATCATGACCAGACCCTTCAGCCGGTATGGACGAAAAAAATGTACAGTTTTCTTGAAGATACCGGAATTAAATTCCAGATCGAAATCCATAGTGCCCCGGTTTGGGTGAAGGTATGGTACCTGGATCCTGAAATCTTCAATACAGCTCCGATGTTTTTCCTTTCCACAGATGTTCCTGAAAACGATCACGTTTCCAAAACCATCTGCCATAAGCTGTATGATGCCAATGAATCTACCAAATTGGCGCAGTATATCCTTTTAGGAAAAGGAGGTGCAAGGCTCCTGGATGAAATGAATCTAGAGCGGGAAATATACCATATGAATGAAGCTCATGGCCTTCCTGCGGCATTCCACCTGCTCAAAAAGTATAACGGTGACATGAACCGCGTCAGGGAAAAGCTGGTATTTACCACGCATACCCCTGAAGAGGCCGGTAATGAAAAGCACAACCTGAAACTTTGCTATGATATGTCGTATTTCTCAGGCCTAAGCATGGAAGAGGTGAAGCGGATTGAAGGGTCCGATGACGACCGTTTCAACCATTCCTTATGTGCCCTGAAAATGTCCGGAATTGCCAATGGTGTTTCAAAACTTCATGGTGAGGTTTCCAATACGTTATGGAGCAAATATCCCGGCATCTGCGAAATCACATCCATTACCAATGCACAGGATTTTAAATACTGGGCAGATAAACCATTGTATAATGCAATGGATGAAAATGACGAAACGGCATTTGACTTCCGTAAAAAACACCTGAAAAAAAGACTGTTTAAAATCGTGGCCGATCAGACCGGCAACCTGTTTGACCCGGATGTTTTCACGATTGTCTGGGCAAGGCGTTTTGCAGGCTACAAACGTGCCGACCTCCTGTTGCATGACAAGGACAGGTTTTACAGGCTTCTGAACAATCCGAAATATCCGGTTCAGATCATCTGGGCTGGAAAACCCTATCCTATGGATTATGCTGCGATTTCCACCTTCAACTCGCTGGTGGAAGAAAGCAAAAACAATAAAAACATGGCTGTGCTTACAGGATATGAACTTTCCCTGAGCAAATCGCTGAAACAGGGTTCTGACCTATGGCTTAACAATCCGAGGGTACCGAGAGAAGCTTCCGGTACTTCCGGAATGACCGCAGCTATGAACGGCTCGGTAAACCTGTCAACAGATGACGGCTGGATCCCAGAATTTGCGAAACACGGCGAAAATTCATTTGTGGTTCCTAAAGCGGATTATATGAACACCAGCATTTACGAACAGGATACCCACGACCTTAATACGCTGTATGAAATCCTCGAAAATGAAATCCTTCCGACCTATTACGATAAACCATCACAATGGAGGAAAATCCAGTATAATTCCATGGAGGATGTTAAAGACCAGTTTAACAGCGACCGAATGGCAGATGAATATTATCAGCTGATGTACAACCACCAGAATAAATAA
- a CDS encoding DUF1572 family protein, translating into MKDLFIKRFQYYKSLGDRTLAQLSEEQMFWQYNEESNSIAVIVKHIAGNMLSRWTNFLMEDGEKDWRKRDEEFFNSFKTKSEVLEFWEIGWDCLFGALDQINDENLHAIIYIRSEAHSVLDAVLRQLAHYPYHIGQIIYIAKMLKNEDWNTLSVARNKSQEFNTEMKSRFSSDPLSENSSPVCYQNSPEVRDDFQDEAYH; encoded by the coding sequence ATGAAAGACCTGTTTATCAAACGATTTCAGTATTATAAATCACTTGGAGACCGCACCTTAGCACAGCTTTCGGAAGAGCAGATGTTCTGGCAGTATAATGAAGAAAGCAATTCGATTGCAGTAATCGTAAAGCACATTGCCGGAAACATGCTTTCCAGATGGACCAATTTTTTAATGGAAGATGGAGAAAAAGACTGGCGCAAGCGGGATGAAGAGTTTTTCAATTCTTTTAAGACCAAAAGTGAAGTTCTGGAGTTTTGGGAAATAGGCTGGGATTGTCTCTTTGGTGCGCTGGATCAGATCAATGATGAAAATCTTCATGCGATCATTTATATACGGAGCGAGGCACATTCTGTCTTGGATGCAGTTCTGCGCCAGCTTGCACATTATCCGTACCATATCGGTCAGATCATCTATATCGCTAAGATGCTGAAGAATGAAGACTGGAATACGCTTTCTGTAGCCCGCAATAAATCTCAGGAATTCAATACGGAAATGAAAAGCAGATTTTCCAGTGATCCGTTGTCTGAAAACTCATCTCCGGTCTGCTATCAGAATAGCCCCGAAGTAAGGGATGATTTCCAGGACGAAGCATACCATTAA
- the mtaB gene encoding tRNA (N(6)-L-threonylcarbamoyladenosine(37)-C(2))-methylthiotransferase MtaB has protein sequence MSTFHRTAAYHTLGCKLNFAETSTIARQLTDAGYDKVSFDEKADVYVINTCSVTENADRECKLHVKRAMKANPEGLVVIVGCYAQLKPEEISQITGVDLVLGAKEKFNILSYLDDLEKSESNGTIHSCEIEETDFFIGSYSIGDRTRAFLKVQDGCDYKCTYCTIPLARGISRSDTIENVLNNAREIAARDIKEIVLTGVNIGDYGKGEFGNKRHEHTFLDLISELDQVTGIERIRISSIEPNLLKDESIELVSRSKSFVPHFHIPLQSGSDDLLKKMKRRYLTGLYRNRVNKIREVMPHAAIGVDVIVGFPGETEERFMETYNFLNELPITYLHVFTYSERENTEAAGMEGVVPVSERKKRNKMLRILSEKKKMAFYQDQLGKTLPVLWEHENKDGKMFGFTENYVRVQKDFDPSSVNQIEFLKLEKIEADGTVSVMSSFETFLEKI, from the coding sequence ATGTCTACTTTTCACAGAACTGCCGCATACCATACCTTAGGCTGCAAATTAAACTTTGCAGAAACATCTACTATTGCCCGTCAGCTGACGGATGCCGGATATGATAAGGTAAGTTTTGATGAAAAAGCAGATGTATATGTGATCAATACCTGTTCGGTAACTGAAAATGCAGACCGCGAATGTAAGCTTCATGTGAAAAGAGCCATGAAAGCAAATCCTGAAGGACTGGTTGTGATTGTGGGATGCTATGCACAACTGAAGCCTGAAGAAATTTCACAGATTACCGGCGTAGACCTTGTTTTAGGAGCGAAAGAAAAATTCAATATCCTCAGTTATCTGGACGACCTGGAAAAGTCTGAAAGCAATGGCACCATACACTCATGTGAGATTGAAGAAACAGATTTCTTCATCGGGAGTTATTCTATTGGTGACCGGACCAGGGCTTTCCTGAAAGTCCAGGACGGATGTGACTATAAATGTACGTATTGTACCATTCCATTGGCCAGAGGAATTTCACGTTCAGATACCATCGAAAATGTGCTGAATAATGCACGGGAAATTGCTGCAAGGGATATTAAGGAAATTGTTCTTACTGGTGTAAATATCGGGGATTACGGCAAAGGGGAATTCGGGAATAAAAGGCATGAGCATACCTTTCTTGACCTTATTTCCGAGCTTGACCAGGTGACTGGAATAGAAAGAATACGGATTTCATCTATCGAACCCAACCTTCTGAAGGATGAAAGCATCGAGTTGGTATCCAGAAGCAAAAGCTTTGTACCACATTTCCACATTCCGTTGCAGTCAGGAAGCGATGACCTGCTTAAAAAAATGAAGCGCCGCTACCTTACCGGTTTGTATCGCAACAGGGTAAATAAAATCCGTGAAGTGATGCCTCATGCCGCTATTGGAGTTGACGTGATTGTAGGCTTCCCAGGGGAAACTGAAGAACGCTTTATGGAAACCTATAATTTCCTGAATGAACTGCCTATTACCTACCTTCATGTATTTACCTATTCTGAAAGGGAAAATACAGAAGCTGCAGGGATGGAAGGTGTAGTGCCTGTGTCTGAAAGGAAGAAAAGGAACAAAATGCTCAGAATTTTATCTGAAAAGAAAAAAATGGCCTTCTATCAGGACCAGCTTGGGAAAACTTTGCCTGTCCTTTGGGAGCATGAAAACAAAGACGGTAAGATGTTTGGCTTTACGGAAAATTATGTGCGGGTTCAGAAAGACTTTGATCCTTCTTCTGTCAATCAGATCGAGTTTCTGAAACTGGAAAAAATAGAGGCGGATGGTACCGTATCCGTCATGAGTTCTTTTGAAACCTTTCTTGAAAAAATATAA
- a CDS encoding DUF3861 domain-containing protein → MEKRNNTYHLDLKEISLKDGSTGSKTLSLEFKNHDDLFHIFELIRNKNIFDNEQTANEFALGLKLFTEVMITHKDLPIFEELKPAIGSFMKKLKSL, encoded by the coding sequence ATGGAAAAACGAAACAATACCTACCATCTTGATCTTAAAGAGATTTCCCTGAAAGATGGATCTACAGGCAGCAAAACATTATCACTCGAATTCAAAAACCATGATGACCTTTTTCATATTTTTGAATTGATCAGGAATAAAAATATATTCGATAATGAGCAAACGGCCAACGAATTTGCTTTAGGACTCAAGCTTTTTACGGAAGTCATGATAACCCATAAAGATCTTCCCATATTTGAAGAATTAAAACCTGCCATCGGATCTTTTATGAAAAAACTTAAAAGCCTGTAA
- a CDS encoding FMN-binding glutamate synthase family protein translates to MRDKFLLWGAVIVAVAWAVAFLIRADWWIPFFLTIIYAIGVYNVTQTKHAILRNFPVLGYFRYFFESISPEMQQYFIERETDGKPFPRNQRSAVYRRAKNLGDTVPFGTQLEVNHRKYEGIKHSIYAKMPSEELPRVWVGGEQCTQPYHASLLNISAMSFGALSDRAQIALNRGAKKGNFYHNTGEGGISPYHLEGGDLCWQIGTGYFGCRDDEGKFNPELFKKYSTLPSVKMIEIKLSQGAKPGHGGVLPGVKNTPEIAKIRHVTPGITVLSPPAHSAFSDAAGLLRFVQHLRDLSGGKPVGFKLCIGDTREFEDICVQMNVLKIYPDFITIDGAEGGTGAAPPEFSDGVGMPLEPALIYVNKILNRYNVRKKLRVIASGKVLTSLDILRAVAMGADMCNNARGFMFSLGCIQALRCNNNKCPTGVATQDKMLVKGLDVTDKSERVYHFHKNTLHTCNELIAAAGRSSYEEVDASMFMRGDEFDHLSDLFFPDVLGSVRQHAKY, encoded by the coding sequence ATGAGAGACAAATTTTTGTTGTGGGGAGCAGTTATTGTAGCCGTTGCATGGGCTGTTGCATTCTTAATCAGAGCAGATTGGTGGATTCCTTTCTTTCTCACTATTATTTATGCAATTGGCGTGTATAATGTAACCCAGACCAAACATGCTATTCTAAGGAACTTTCCTGTTCTGGGATATTTCAGATATTTTTTTGAAAGTATTTCTCCTGAAATGCAGCAGTATTTTATTGAGAGGGAGACAGACGGGAAACCCTTTCCCAGGAACCAGCGTTCTGCAGTATACCGGCGGGCAAAAAATCTGGGCGATACTGTGCCTTTTGGAACCCAACTGGAAGTGAACCACAGAAAATATGAAGGTATTAAGCATTCCATCTATGCTAAAATGCCTTCTGAAGAGCTTCCCAGGGTATGGGTAGGAGGAGAGCAGTGTACACAGCCTTATCATGCTTCTTTATTAAATATTTCAGCAATGAGCTTTGGGGCTTTAAGCGACCGTGCACAGATTGCATTGAACCGGGGCGCCAAAAAAGGAAATTTTTATCATAATACGGGTGAAGGAGGAATTTCACCTTACCATCTGGAAGGAGGCGATCTCTGCTGGCAGATCGGAACAGGATATTTCGGATGCAGGGATGATGAAGGAAAATTCAATCCGGAACTGTTTAAAAAATATTCAACGCTTCCCAGTGTTAAAATGATTGAGATCAAATTATCCCAGGGAGCCAAACCTGGCCACGGAGGTGTTTTGCCGGGAGTTAAAAATACTCCGGAAATTGCTAAGATCCGTCATGTAACCCCAGGGATTACCGTACTTTCTCCTCCCGCTCATTCCGCTTTTTCCGATGCCGCTGGCTTACTAAGGTTTGTACAGCACCTGAGAGACCTTTCCGGAGGCAAACCGGTGGGGTTCAAACTTTGTATAGGAGATACCAGGGAGTTTGAAGATATCTGCGTTCAGATGAATGTCTTGAAAATTTATCCGGATTTTATTACTATTGATGGCGCTGAAGGAGGAACAGGTGCGGCTCCTCCTGAATTTTCGGATGGGGTGGGAATGCCTTTGGAACCGGCATTGATTTATGTAAACAAAATTCTCAATCGCTACAACGTCAGGAAAAAACTCAGAGTAATCGCCAGCGGAAAAGTGTTAACCAGCCTTGATATTTTAAGAGCTGTTGCCATGGGAGCGGATATGTGTAACAATGCGAGAGGCTTTATGTTTTCATTAGGCTGCATTCAGGCATTGCGCTGTAATAATAATAAATGCCCTACAGGAGTAGCTACCCAGGATAAAATGCTCGTTAAGGGGCTTGATGTGACTGATAAAAGTGAAAGGGTATACCATTTCCATAAGAATACCCTTCATACATGTAATGAACTCATTGCTGCGGCAGGAAGAAGTTCATATGAGGAAGTGGATGCAAGTATGTTTATGAGGGGAGATGAATTTGATCACCTTTCTGATCTCTTTTTCCCTGATGTATTAGGAAGTGTAAGGCAGCACGCAAAATACTAA